The following DNA comes from Candidatus Binatia bacterium.
GCGCCAGCCGCGATTGCGCGCCGCATAGGAGCCGGCATGAGCGATGTTGAGCGCCCGGACATTGACGTGGCGGCGCGCCAACTCTTTGAGCGCCGTCCAGGTCCCGTCCGAGGAGCCGTCGTCCACGACGATAATGAGATAGCGCTCGGCGGGATAGGTCTGATGGAGCAGCGACGAGACGACTCCATCGAGCATGGCGACGCGGTTGAAGGTCGGAACGACGATGTCGATGAACGGGAGATTCATGCCCTGGCCGATCGGCTTTTCGCGTGAAACCACGGCAACGGACGTCCGAGGAATTTTTCCAGCCCGGCGACGTCGTCGCGATAGACTCTCTCGAGAAAATTTCTTCCTTCCTCGGGCATCGGCGGCTTGACCGTTTTTTGGTAGAAAATTTTCTCCAACACCCGGCGTCTCCAGCGGTCGGGAAGAAAGCGCCGCGCCGCGTTGCGCGCGAGCCGGTTCTGGGTCGCGAGCCGCGACCAACGCCAGCGGTGCACCCCGAAGGAGTTGTGGATTTCGCCCGCCGACGCGGGCGGTTCGGCCTTCACGCCGAGAAATTGCAAAATCTCGCGCACGGCGCCCGGCGTGTCGCGGATGAATTCCTCGAAGATAAGGATCTTGACACGGTCGGCGCCGAATATTTCGAAATATCTTTTGACCGACTGCGTATAAAAGGCCGGCTTAAGATACAGATCGAGCTTGACGGCTTCATGGAAAGGCAACCGCTGAAAGCCCGAGCGTCGGTGCTGCAAATAGGCCGAGTAGATCTGCTCGACCGGATCGC
Coding sequences within:
- a CDS encoding sulfotransferase, which codes for MAPREMWPNFFIVGAPRSGTTSLYEYLRQVPGIYMSPVKEPRYFDAFDHFAPFAPKPIRSKAKYLRLFKNVRGEALVGEASPSYLMDLEAPRRIHSVAPHARIIMILRDPVEQIYSAYLQHRRSGFQRLPFHEAVKLDLYLKPAFYTQSVKRYFEIFGADRVKILIFEEFIRDTPGAVREILQFLGVKAEPPASAGEIHNSFGVHRWRWSRLATQNRLARNAARRFLPDRWRRRVLEKIFYQKTVKPPMPEEGRNFLERVYRDDVAGLEKFLGRPLPWFHAKSRSARA